The Pseudomonas iranensis genome includes a window with the following:
- the pgaA gene encoding poly-beta-1,6 N-acetyl-D-glucosamine export porin PgaA, whose amino-acid sequence MPRIDGPVLHRGLRPLFRFALCSQLLWPVLALADTPYDEMVRDARAGHYTPALTVLRQVPPGQASDGQVSDHLQIASWAGLDAEVVKVYETQGRDRVLPVQALTAAARAYRNLKRWDQATQVYNKALALEPDNADLQLGLALTQADAGKPDQAVTRAQALVAAKPDDPSRRLALGYALGRAGKQYDALFEFDQAFIRAGNKPEVAREYVVALQKARLPEPALRLASQRPGLIDPVTLRRLEGDLAAERVRLAELATRSEKERYVIADRALADYDKLLATWTPDATAHDDVTRWRIDRMGALKARARTADVISEYQKLQAEGVEIPTYALRWVAASYLDQREPEIATDLYRQVLSAPDADVGDRLEDTTALYYSLLESDRADEARKVAEDAAKAQRPRVELKGLPIGNPNDEWMDAQQLAAQAGTYGSDLPHGEERLQTLVDQAPGNLGLRLAQADLYLARQMPRRAESQLKETESMAPRDAGLEVAQARTAMELQEWRQNDALVDDVVARYPDNRQVQRLAREREVHDMAELRVEAYGGKANGGGSGDAGAVSGSRDFGIQSTLYSPPINEDWRVFAGAGYATGDFAEGTGHHRFQRVGLERRTRDMTLEAEVSNHDYGFGDKQGARLAIARDINDHWQYGGSLEYLSAETPLRALNSDIKANGGSAFLRWRANESREWRVSVSPSHFSDGNNRVEALVTGREGIYTAPNIQVDAGLEVGTSHNSKSDDVPYFNPKSDFSVMPLVNVNHVLYHRYETSWSQQFQAGAGTYSQRDHGTGGMALLGYGQRYAWNDVFDVGGMFSVINRPYDGDRETDLRLLVDLTFRF is encoded by the coding sequence ATGCCGCGTATTGATGGCCCTGTATTACATCGTGGTTTGCGCCCTTTGTTCCGATTCGCCCTGTGCAGCCAGTTGCTCTGGCCAGTGCTGGCGTTGGCCGACACACCCTACGACGAGATGGTGCGCGATGCCCGCGCCGGGCATTACACGCCTGCGCTGACGGTTTTGCGTCAGGTGCCGCCGGGCCAGGCCAGCGACGGCCAGGTCAGCGATCACCTGCAAATCGCCAGTTGGGCCGGGCTCGATGCCGAAGTGGTCAAGGTCTATGAAACCCAAGGTCGCGACCGCGTCCTGCCGGTGCAGGCACTGACCGCCGCCGCGCGTGCCTATCGCAACCTCAAGCGCTGGGATCAGGCCACCCAGGTCTACAACAAAGCGCTGGCGCTGGAGCCGGACAACGCTGACCTGCAACTGGGCCTCGCGCTGACTCAGGCCGATGCTGGCAAGCCCGATCAGGCCGTCACCCGCGCGCAGGCGCTGGTTGCCGCCAAACCCGACGATCCGTCGCGCCGCCTGGCCTTGGGCTATGCCCTCGGTCGCGCCGGCAAACAGTACGATGCGCTGTTTGAATTCGATCAAGCCTTCATCCGCGCCGGCAACAAACCGGAAGTCGCCCGCGAGTACGTGGTCGCCCTGCAAAAGGCCCGTCTGCCTGAACCGGCGCTGCGTCTGGCCAGTCAACGACCCGGCCTGATTGATCCGGTGACCTTGCGCCGCCTGGAAGGCGATCTCGCCGCCGAACGCGTGCGCCTCGCCGAACTGGCCACGCGCAGCGAGAAGGAACGCTACGTCATTGCCGACCGCGCGCTGGCCGATTACGACAAATTGCTCGCGACCTGGACCCCTGACGCCACTGCTCACGACGACGTGACGCGCTGGCGCATCGACCGCATGGGCGCGCTCAAGGCCCGCGCGCGCACTGCCGACGTCATCAGTGAATACCAGAAACTGCAAGCCGAGGGTGTGGAGATTCCGACTTACGCCTTGCGTTGGGTGGCGGCGTCTTATCTGGATCAACGCGAGCCTGAGATTGCCACCGATCTGTATCGCCAGGTGCTTTCGGCGCCGGACGCCGATGTCGGTGATCGTCTTGAGGACACCACTGCGCTGTACTACTCGCTGCTGGAAAGCGACCGCGCCGATGAGGCGCGCAAGGTCGCCGAAGACGCAGCGAAAGCGCAGCGTCCGCGCGTCGAGCTCAAGGGCTTGCCGATCGGCAACCCCAACGACGAATGGATGGACGCCCAGCAACTCGCCGCCCAGGCCGGTACCTACGGTTCCGATCTTCCGCACGGCGAAGAGCGTTTGCAGACGCTGGTCGATCAGGCGCCGGGCAACCTTGGCTTGCGTCTGGCCCAGGCCGATCTCTACCTCGCCCGCCAGATGCCGCGCCGCGCGGAAAGCCAGCTCAAGGAAACCGAGAGCATGGCGCCCCGCGATGCCGGCCTGGAGGTCGCGCAGGCGCGCACCGCGATGGAGTTGCAGGAGTGGCGGCAGAACGATGCACTGGTCGACGACGTGGTCGCGCGCTATCCGGACAACCGCCAGGTGCAGCGCCTGGCTCGCGAACGGGAAGTGCATGACATGGCCGAACTGCGCGTCGAAGCCTACGGCGGCAAGGCCAACGGTGGCGGCAGCGGCGATGCCGGTGCGGTCAGCGGCAGCCGTGATTTCGGTATCCAGAGCACCCTTTACAGCCCACCGATCAACGAAGACTGGCGCGTGTTCGCCGGTGCCGGTTATGCCACCGGTGATTTCGCCGAAGGCACCGGTCACCATCGCTTCCAGCGCGTCGGCCTGGAACGGCGCACCCGTGACATGACCCTCGAAGCCGAGGTGTCGAATCACGATTACGGCTTCGGTGACAAACAGGGCGCGCGCCTGGCGATTGCCCGCGACATCAACGATCACTGGCAGTACGGCGGCAGCCTCGAATACCTCTCGGCGGAAACGCCGTTGCGCGCGCTCAACAGCGACATCAAGGCTAACGGCGGCAGTGCGTTCCTGCGCTGGCGCGCCAACGAAAGCCGCGAGTGGCGCGTGTCGGTCAGCCCGTCGCACTTCAGCGATGGCAACAATCGCGTCGAAGCCCTGGTGACCGGGCGCGAGGGCATTTACACCGCGCCGAACATTCAGGTCGACGCCGGCCTGGAAGTCGGCACCAGCCACAACTCGAAATCCGACGACGTGCCGTACTTCAACCCGAAATCGGACTTCAGCGTGATGCCGCTGGTCAACGTCAATCACGTGCTCTACCACCGCTACGAGACTTCCTGGAGCCAGCAATTTCAGGCCGGCGCGGGCACCTACAGCCAGCGCGACCACGGCACCGGCGGCATGGCATTGCTCGGTTACGGCCAACGGTACGCCTGGAACGACGTGTTCGATGTGGGCGGCATGTTCAGTGTGATCAACCGGCCTTACGACGGTGATCGGGAAACTGATCTGCGTCTGCTCGTCGACCTCACTTTCCGCTTCTAG
- the pgaB gene encoding poly-beta-1,6-N-acetyl-D-glucosamine N-deacetylase PgaB, with amino-acid sequence MPFISRFILLLGALLISACAQQAPAFAPPSERPVAASEQPWPKNHVLGIAYHDVEDRDPDQAVVAVRTERMIEQLAWLRENGYKPVTVDQIMAARKGGPELPARAVLLSFDDGYASFYTRVLPVLRAYNWPALLAPVGTWIDTPLNQPVDFAGTPRNRDNFLTWQQIREISKSGLVEIAAHTDANHKGILGNPQGNLQPAAATRRYDPVTKRYESEADFQARIRTDVKNISEKIRKATGYKPRVWVWPYGTADGTSLTVVGEEGYEMALTLDDGLDTLDNLMSGPRFLVASDPDGEHFANSIVSVQAEGPMRVVHVDLDNVYDPDPAQQDINLGKLVQRMADLGASTVFLQAFADPKGDGLVHSLYFPNRHLPMRADLFDRVAWQLRTRAHVKVFAWMPVLSFELDSKLPRVTRWDPKTAITSVDPKQYKRLSPFNPEVRKIIGEIYEDVARLTSVDGILYHDDAVLSDFEDASPDAMKAYAAQGLPGSIAALRDDPAAMQRWTRFKSRYLIDFTNELTAKVRAIRGPQVLTARNIFAEPMLNPESEAWFAQNLDDFLATYDWTAPMAMPLMEKQTLAESGPWLEELVATVKKRPGALNRTVFELQARDWNQKDQADIDAVHLADWMGRLKRQGATSFGYYPDNFLDNLPDLKTVRPALSNKWNP; translated from the coding sequence ATGCCTTTTATCTCGCGTTTCATCCTTCTGCTGGGAGCGCTGCTGATCAGCGCCTGCGCCCAGCAAGCCCCGGCCTTCGCGCCGCCCTCCGAGCGCCCGGTCGCGGCCAGTGAACAACCGTGGCCAAAAAACCATGTGCTCGGCATTGCCTACCACGATGTCGAAGACCGTGATCCCGATCAGGCCGTGGTGGCGGTGCGCACCGAGCGCATGATCGAGCAGCTCGCCTGGCTGCGCGAGAACGGCTACAAACCAGTGACCGTCGACCAGATCATGGCCGCGCGCAAGGGTGGCCCGGAGCTGCCGGCGAGAGCGGTGCTGCTCAGTTTCGACGACGGTTACGCCAGCTTCTATACCCGCGTGCTGCCGGTGCTGCGCGCCTACAACTGGCCAGCCTTGCTGGCGCCGGTGGGCACCTGGATCGACACGCCGCTCAATCAACCGGTGGATTTCGCCGGCACGCCGCGTAACCGTGACAACTTCCTGACCTGGCAGCAGATCCGCGAAATTTCCAAGTCCGGTCTGGTAGAGATCGCCGCTCACACCGATGCCAACCACAAAGGCATCCTTGGCAACCCGCAGGGCAACCTGCAGCCGGCCGCCGCGACCCGGCGTTATGACCCGGTGACCAAGCGCTATGAATCCGAAGCCGATTTCCAGGCACGCATTCGTACCGACGTGAAGAACATTTCCGAGAAGATCCGCAAGGCCACCGGTTACAAACCTCGGGTCTGGGTCTGGCCGTACGGCACCGCCGACGGTACCTCGCTGACCGTGGTCGGTGAGGAGGGCTATGAAATGGCCCTGACCCTGGACGACGGCCTCGACACCCTCGATAACCTGATGAGCGGGCCGCGCTTCCTCGTCGCGTCCGATCCTGACGGCGAGCATTTCGCCAACAGCATCGTTTCGGTGCAGGCCGAAGGGCCGATGCGCGTGGTGCATGTCGATCTCGACAACGTCTACGACCCGGACCCGGCCCAGCAGGACATCAACCTCGGCAAACTGGTGCAGCGCATGGCTGACCTGGGCGCCAGCACGGTGTTCCTGCAAGCCTTCGCCGATCCCAAGGGCGATGGTCTGGTGCATTCGCTGTACTTCCCCAACCGCCACCTGCCGATGCGCGCCGACCTGTTCGACCGCGTCGCCTGGCAACTGCGCACCCGTGCCCATGTGAAAGTCTTTGCTTGGATGCCGGTGCTGAGTTTCGAGCTGGATTCGAAGCTGCCGCGTGTAACCCGCTGGGACCCGAAAACCGCCATCACCTCGGTCGATCCGAAGCAGTACAAACGCCTGTCACCGTTCAATCCCGAAGTGCGCAAGATCATCGGTGAAATCTATGAAGACGTGGCGCGGCTGACCTCGGTCGACGGCATTCTCTACCACGACGATGCGGTGCTCTCGGATTTCGAAGACGCCAGCCCGGATGCCATGAAGGCCTACGCCGCTCAAGGTCTGCCGGGTTCGATTGCCGCGCTGCGTGACGATCCGGCGGCGATGCAACGCTGGACGCGCTTCAAGAGCCGCTACCTGATCGACTTCACCAACGAACTGACCGCCAAGGTCCGTGCGATTCGCGGCCCGCAAGTGCTGACCGCGCGCAACATCTTCGCCGAACCGATGCTCAACCCTGAAAGCGAAGCGTGGTTCGCGCAGAACCTCGATGACTTCCTCGCCACCTACGACTGGACGGCGCCGATGGCCATGCCATTGATGGAAAAACAGACGCTGGCCGAATCCGGCCCGTGGCTGGAAGAACTGGTTGCCACGGTGAAGAAACGTCCCGGCGCGCTCAACCGCACCGTGTTCGAATTGCAGGCGCGTGACTGGAACCAGAAGGATCAGGCCGATATCGATGCCGTGCATCTGGCGGACTGGATGGGCCGGCTCAAGCGCCAGGGCGCGACCAGTTTCGGTTACTACCCGGACAACTTCCTCGACAACCTGCCAGACCTGAAAACCGTAAGGCCTGCACTCTCCAACAAATGGAATCCATAA
- the pgaC gene encoding poly-beta-1,6-N-acetyl-D-glucosamine synthase, whose product MLDRLLALLVLAIVLGVPLGLIFLVTGQFLMSFVFFYPLFMSGLWIAGGLYFWLHWERHWPWQDDTLPPPLEGEPLISILIPCYNEGDNAADTIYAALAQHYPNIEVIAINDGSKDNTAEVLDALAKEDPRLRVLHLAENQGKAVALRMGAIAARSEYLVCIDGDALLAPNTAAYLVAPMLDNARLGAVTGNPRIRTRSTLIGRVQVGEFSSIIGLIKRTQRVFGRIFTVSGVIVAFRRTALNRVGYWSPDMITEDIDISWKLQLDHWSIFYEPRALCWILMPETLGGLWKQRLRWAQGGAEVLFKNIRGIWQYRHRYLWPLLFEYCLSTGWAFTFLLSVIFWGMGKFMVMPDAIAVDHLMPPAFTGLLLAFVCLVQFAVSIIIDRRYEPGLGKTMFWVVWYPLVFWLVSLLTTLVSFPKVLFSQHKKRARWVSPDRGIKPLGDDQEEVIK is encoded by the coding sequence ATGCTGGATAGACTGTTAGCCCTGCTTGTTCTGGCGATTGTCCTTGGCGTTCCGCTGGGGCTGATCTTCCTCGTGACCGGCCAGTTCCTGATGTCGTTCGTGTTCTTCTACCCACTGTTCATGTCCGGGTTGTGGATCGCCGGCGGCCTGTATTTCTGGCTGCACTGGGAGCGTCACTGGCCATGGCAGGACGACACGCTGCCGCCGCCGCTGGAAGGCGAGCCGCTGATTTCGATCCTGATTCCTTGCTACAACGAAGGCGATAACGCTGCCGATACCATTTACGCGGCGCTGGCCCAGCACTACCCGAACATCGAAGTCATCGCGATCAACGACGGCTCCAAGGACAACACTGCCGAAGTGCTCGATGCGCTGGCCAAGGAAGATCCGCGACTGCGGGTTCTGCATCTGGCGGAAAACCAGGGCAAGGCTGTGGCTCTGCGCATGGGCGCGATCGCTGCGCGCAGCGAGTATCTGGTGTGCATCGACGGCGACGCCTTGCTGGCCCCGAACACTGCGGCTTATCTGGTCGCGCCGATGCTGGATAACGCACGTCTTGGCGCGGTCACCGGCAACCCGCGTATCCGCACGCGTTCGACCTTGATCGGGCGGGTGCAGGTCGGCGAGTTCTCTTCGATCATCGGTCTGATCAAACGCACGCAACGGGTGTTCGGGCGCATCTTTACCGTCTCCGGCGTGATCGTCGCGTTCCGTCGTACTGCGCTGAACCGGGTCGGCTACTGGAGCCCGGACATGATCACCGAAGACATCGACATCAGCTGGAAGCTGCAACTCGATCACTGGAGCATCTTCTACGAACCGCGTGCGCTGTGCTGGATCCTCATGCCGGAAACCCTTGGTGGCCTGTGGAAGCAGCGTCTGCGCTGGGCTCAGGGCGGCGCCGAAGTGCTGTTCAAGAACATTCGCGGCATCTGGCAGTACCGCCATCGCTACCTGTGGCCGCTGCTGTTCGAGTACTGCCTGTCCACCGGTTGGGCGTTCACTTTCCTGCTGTCGGTGATTTTCTGGGGCATGGGCAAGTTCATGGTCATGCCCGACGCGATCGCCGTCGATCACCTGATGCCACCGGCCTTTACCGGTCTGTTGCTGGCGTTCGTCTGCCTGGTGCAGTTCGCTGTCAGCATCATCATCGATCGGCGCTATGAACCGGGTCTGGGCAAGACCATGTTCTGGGTGGTCTGGTATCCGCTGGTGTTCTGGCTCGTCAGTCTGCTGACCACCCTGGTCAGCTTCCCCAAGGTGTTGTTCAGCCAACACAAAAAACGCGCGCGCTGGGTCAGTCCTGATCGGGGTATCAAACCGCTGGGCGACGACCAGGAGGAAGTCATCAAATGA
- the pgaD gene encoding poly-beta-1,6-N-acetyl-D-glucosamine biosynthesis protein PgaD codes for MKIIRTRQRPFLVVIDVILTVLAWVGLLFLLVRGLWPLIETSGGPRIENSAFDALGTLQVYMWVALVNAVILIGWARYQQRKSRSFAQRRLPSPVIGDEGLSKSFKLCDERFQKLRTPGVMTIHNDQDGDISHVETHLWPLQQQALPAPLAPLEHPRVIFLHAEEDDSREPVKRLT; via the coding sequence ATGAAAATTATCCGGACTCGCCAACGGCCCTTTCTGGTGGTGATCGACGTGATCCTCACCGTCCTGGCCTGGGTCGGCCTGTTGTTCCTGCTGGTACGCGGGTTATGGCCATTGATCGAAACCAGCGGCGGCCCGCGCATCGAGAACTCGGCGTTCGATGCCTTAGGCACTCTGCAGGTTTATATGTGGGTGGCGCTGGTCAACGCGGTAATCCTGATCGGCTGGGCGCGTTACCAGCAACGCAAAAGCCGCAGCTTCGCCCAGCGCCGTTTGCCGTCACCGGTGATTGGCGATGAAGGTCTGAGCAAGAGTTTCAAGCTGTGCGACGAGCGTTTCCAGAAATTGCGCACGCCGGGAGTGATGACCATTCACAACGATCAGGACGGCGACATCAGCCATGTCGAAACGCATTTGTGGCCGCTTCAGCAGCAAGCACTACCGGCGCCGCTGGCACCTTTGGAGCATCCACGGGTGATCTTTCTGCATGCCGAAGAAGACGACAGTCGCGAGCCGGTGAAACGCCTGACCTGA
- a CDS encoding FAD-dependent oxidoreductase, which yields MSLHRVARFADVPQDRGLQVEIGDCKIVLLRANGELRAFQGLCPHAGAPLAEGALCHGRLICPWHKAAYRAEDGGLCEPPSLDSLKRYPLELRGDEVWVDDQPLPDPHTPPADDPRTFVVVGAGAAGTACAAALREKGFGGRIVLVDGEPDAGYDRTVLSKFVLAGEMSPKEVPPLRDEAFYQAQRIERAQSEVTSLDAPGKALHLNNGGILRYDAAVLATGGVPNPLKLPGAELANVFVLRSKAQAEQIINAAQPGQRAVIIGDSFIALECASALREFGLDVTVLARHAIPFAKQFGEAVGKAIRALHEEHGVKFISEHEATQIFGEDKVEGVLLDNGLRLAADLVLAGVGVHPATEPFESLPKEEDQSLRVDDGMRVADGLWAIGDIATFPLNGQPTRIEHWRLAQQHARIAAANMLGGEEHYLDVPFFWTYHFGKNYDYLGHAQEWDEVEFSGEPEQPPFIGLFAKDGIVVAAVACDKQRAMALLAERMKQPLRMKEAWTLIQA from the coding sequence ATGTCCCTGCACCGTGTCGCCCGTTTCGCCGACGTCCCGCAAGACCGTGGCCTGCAAGTCGAAATCGGTGACTGCAAGATCGTCCTGCTGCGTGCCAACGGCGAGTTGCGGGCGTTTCAGGGCCTGTGTCCACATGCCGGCGCACCGTTGGCCGAGGGGGCGTTGTGTCACGGCCGGTTGATCTGCCCCTGGCACAAAGCCGCGTACCGCGCCGAGGACGGTGGCCTGTGCGAGCCGCCATCGCTGGACAGTCTCAAGCGCTATCCGCTGGAGTTGCGCGGCGATGAAGTCTGGGTCGATGACCAGCCCCTGCCCGATCCGCACACCCCGCCCGCTGACGATCCAAGAACCTTTGTTGTCGTGGGTGCCGGCGCCGCGGGCACGGCTTGCGCGGCGGCGCTACGGGAGAAGGGTTTCGGCGGACGCATCGTGCTGGTCGATGGCGAACCGGATGCCGGCTACGACCGCACGGTGTTGAGCAAATTTGTTCTCGCCGGGGAGATGTCGCCGAAAGAAGTGCCGCCCCTGCGCGATGAGGCGTTCTATCAAGCGCAACGCATTGAACGCGCACAAAGCGAAGTGACTTCACTCGACGCCCCAGGCAAAGCGCTCCATCTGAACAACGGCGGCATCCTGCGCTACGACGCCGCTGTACTCGCCACCGGTGGCGTGCCCAATCCGTTGAAGCTGCCTGGTGCCGAGTTGGCCAACGTCTTCGTCCTGCGTTCGAAAGCACAGGCTGAACAGATCATCAACGCCGCTCAACCGGGCCAGCGCGCGGTGATCATCGGCGACAGTTTCATCGCCCTCGAATGCGCGTCAGCCCTGCGCGAGTTCGGCCTCGACGTCACCGTACTGGCACGTCATGCGATCCCGTTTGCCAAGCAATTCGGCGAGGCCGTGGGCAAGGCGATTCGCGCCCTGCACGAAGAGCACGGGGTGAAGTTCATCAGCGAACACGAGGCTACGCAGATCTTTGGCGAGGACAAGGTCGAGGGCGTGCTGCTCGATAATGGCTTGAGGCTGGCGGCAGATCTGGTTCTCGCCGGCGTCGGCGTTCACCCGGCCACTGAACCTTTCGAATCATTGCCCAAGGAAGAAGACCAATCCTTGCGTGTCGATGACGGCATGCGCGTCGCCGATGGCCTGTGGGCCATCGGCGATATCGCCACGTTTCCGTTGAACGGCCAGCCAACCCGCATTGAGCATTGGCGCCTGGCCCAGCAACACGCGCGCATCGCTGCGGCCAACATGCTCGGTGGCGAGGAACATTATCTGGATGTGCCGTTTTTCTGGACCTACCACTTTGGCAAGAACTACGACTATCTCGGTCACGCGCAAGAATGGGACGAGGTCGAGTTCAGCGGTGAGCCGGAACAGCCGCCGTTCATTGGCCTGTTCGCAAAAGACGGCATCGTTGTTGCGGCGGTGGCCTGCGACAAGCAACGCGCAATGGCGCTGCTGGCTGAGCGCATGAAGCAACCTTTGCGGATGAAAGAGGCCTGGACGCTGATCCAGGCCTGA